From Daphnia pulicaria isolate SC F1-1A chromosome 4, SC_F0-13Bv2, whole genome shotgun sequence, one genomic window encodes:
- the LOC124336961 gene encoding uncharacterized protein DDB_G0283357-like, which translates to MSAAAVGRNQRSSSICLSGSQTFDAMKASVGGNNRESSSGSDSPEVRREVITSNYGSSGGGRPVPSGSSKTRQNARRSKSERLQGANKPRVKRRDLALDLDRANSGSLAGGLTGNKEQDDPYQSFLRKVPSVGAGLMNDSSFNDTPDGSPRGLRSLRQSAGNSKPPLGVSSNVPAISTPDLSPSLIRRATVNSAGVQRAIGASGSRSQLANRNSPQVGRPGGNSTSANKDQSLNKRANSVRAHGASNSSSFSAFHVTNSSLRRSTYLDVPDSPGNDEDNATGNVDEDSYRLRSFDLTRKGVVNRGDSFRRRRSRSNSLAPGTVQHDSTGDVTKNYRTAPGNNGSSGGGASTGDNLQVTGTDQQQRGQQQQQQLQHHHHHSDVRTYRVAIIGAHGVGKSALVGQFMSSDCINAYDRVRNDDTDPESVFVMLNGEESELVFTFCNNIKVELNRNELPDAFLIMYSVIDKTSFKTTEDELARLQNWDALRSRALIVVGNKIDLVRSRAVSTQDGKCLACAYRAKFMEVSVVINHNVDELLVGILTQIRLKEELQKEIAEGLVDPSTLDGANGQGSSSSWIRNKGLVRASMKAKQMFTWLFGKDDDQLANCENFQVL; encoded by the exons ATGTCTGCGGCGGCCGTGGGAAGGAATCAACGTTCGTCATCAATTTGTCTTTCCGGCAGTCAGACATTCGACGCGATGAAGGCCAGTGTCGGTGGTAACAACCGGGAGAGTTCTTCCGGATCGGATTCGCCCGAAGTCCGTCGAGAAGTGATTACCAGCAACtacggcagcagcggcggcggcagacCGGTTCCTTCCGGGAGTAGCAAAACGCGGCAGAATGCCCGGCGGAGTAAGAGCGAGCGGCTCCAAGGAGCCAACAAGCCGCGTGTGAAGCGACGGGATTTGGCGCTGGATCTGGACCGGGCCAACAGTGGCAGCTTAGCCGGCGGATTGACTGGAAACAAGGAGCAAGATGATCCCTACCAATCGTTTCTGCGTAAAGTTCCCAGCGTCGGCGCTGGATTGATGAACGACTCTTCGTTCAACGACACTCCGGATGGATCTCCTCGAGGCTTGCGATCCCTTCGCCAGTCTGCCGGTAACTCTAAGCCGCCACTCGGAGTGAGTAGCAACGTGCCGGCCATTTCCACGCCGGATTTATCGCCGTCTCTCATTAGACGGGCCACAGTCAACTCTGCTGGTGTCCAGCGAGCCATTGGCGCAAGTGGCAGCCGGTCGCAATTGGCTAATCGCAATTCACCGCAAGTCGGCCGGCCTGGCGGCAATTCGACGTCGGCCAACAAGGATCAATCGCTCAACAAACGGGCCAACTCTGTCCGCGCTCACGGCGCCAGTAATTCGAGCTCCTTTTCGGCCTTTCACGTCACCAACTCGTCGCTGCGTCGATCGACCTACCTCGACGTGCCCGACAGTCCCGGCAACGATGAAGACAACGCCACGGGCAACGTGGACGAGGATTCCTACCGACTTCGCTCCTTCGACTTGACTCGCAAAG GTGTGGTGAATAGGGGTGACTCGTTCCGTCGACGCCGCTCCCGCAGCAACAGTTTGGCCCCCGGAACGGTGCAACACGACTCGACCGGTGATGTCACGAAAAATTACCGAACGGCTCCCGGTAATAACGGGTCGAGTGGCGGCGGGGCCTCGACGGGAGACAATCTGCAAGTCACTGGAACGGATCAGCAGCAgcgtggccagcagcagcagcagcagctgcagcatcaccaccatcacAGCGACGTCAGGACTTACCGTGTGGCCATCATAGGAGCCCACGGAGTCGGCAAATCCGCCTTGGTCGGACAATTCATGTCGTCCGACTGCATCAACGCCTACGACCGAGTCAGGAACG ATGACACTGATCCAGAATCTGTATTTGTCATGCTCAACGGGGAGGAGTCAGAACTGGTGTTCACCTTCTGTAACAACATCAAG GTCGAGTTGAATCGAAACGAACTCCCCGATGCCTTTCTCATCATGTACAGCGTTATTGACAAAACCAGTTTCAAGACGACTGAAGATGAATTAGCACGTTTACAGAACTGGGACGCACTCCGTTCCCGGGCACTTATAGTTGTCGGAAACAAGATTGACCTCGTTCGCAGTCGTGCCGTTTCAACACAAG ATGGAAAATGTCTTGCCTGCGCCTACCGAGCCAAATTCATGGAAGTATCCGTAGTCATAAATCACAACGTGGACGAACTGCTGGTCGGAATCCTGACACAGATCCGGTTGAAGGAAGAGCTCCAGAAAGAGATAGCGGAAGGGCTTGTCGATCCATCGACGCTTGACGGTGCCAACGGACAGGGCTCCTCCAGCTCTTGGATACGGAACAAGGGTCTAGTACGAGCCAGCATGAAAGCCAAGCAAATGTTCACGTGGCTGTTTGGCAAAGACGACGATCAGCTCGCCAATTGTGAAAACTTCCAGgtcctttga
- the LOC124337021 gene encoding uncharacterized protein LOC124337021 yields MHDENGNQYPEGSFVVPTSIFPTSGRSLKRSKSISKPRSPCIDLSPAPSPEEINSNHESSLPICLRRSSQLIGLTPCGCFEQLPTELIYYLLQFLPLTSIGKLSQTSKDMRNILIRWIGSSRMQSRLMDTILLTPFTSTEKAWSGRLSLPYGLHRECKCTGILIKQLTCLFPTSQRLGLYHQLITEAKQSILQQRPDFEQHLIAAASGIILHSMISGWDKGECIKVHATICYWNNITFLLSEYLNNPVSTNVNIERTLRLYMRSLFLDFCAYSDRLIWIEIIFDCSQLSQHLHLARLLLLLYTPLQTGGSVMWDFFEGDVDCSSYTEEYKMLGETLAYIIASPQRCCATNEAVDIIQTITRMPTHWSNRSLAALLLCIHCVDNKPVISYFKHLSSDAEMGLAIEVLGNIFFMASEFISSNQTDNVGFHYRSVFNLIRNAINCGWGTDERRTMVQELWSDIREMCSTLLDDAVMIGNAKDLHSLMETWKEICIHLTF; encoded by the exons ATGCACGATGAAAATGGTAATCAGTATCCTGAGGGATCGTTTGTTGTTCCGACGAGTATTTTTCCGACCTCAGGACGTTCACTTAAACGCTCTAAAAGTATCAGCAAACCTCGTAGCCCATGCATTGACTTGTCGCCAGCACCAAGCCCAGA aGAGATAAACAGCAACCATGAATCTTCTCTGCCCATTTGTTTGAGAAGATCGTCTCAGCTGATAGGACTAACTCCTTGTGGATGCTTTGAACAATTGCCCACTGAACTCATCTATTACCTTCTACAATTTTTACCac TGACAAGCATAGGAAAGCTGAGTCAAACTTCCAAGGATATGCGAAACATCCTTATTCGTTGGATTGGCAGTTCGCGTATGCAAAGTCGGCTTATGGACACGATCTTATTGACGCCATTCACTTCTACGGAAAAAGCATGGAGCGGAAGGCTCTCATTGCCATATGGACTTCACCGTGAGTGTAAATGTACGGGCATCCTTATCAAGCAATTGACCTGCCTCTTTCCCACATCCCAAAGGCTGGGACTTTACCATCAGTTGATCACTGAG GCAAAGCAAAGTATCCTGCAACAGCGTCCTGATTTTGAGCAGCACTTAATCGCTGCAGCTTCCGGAATAATCCTCCATTCAATGATTTCCGGTTGGGACAAAGGCGAATGCATCAAGGTCCACGCTACCATATGCTATTGGAACAACATCACATTCCTG CTGTCCGAGTACCTGAATAACCCTGTCTCGACAAACGTAAACATTGAAAGAACTCTGCGTCTATACATGCGCTCTCTTTTCTTGGATTTCTGCGCGTATTCTGACCGCCTTATCTGGATCGAAATAATCTTTGATTGTTCTCAACTGTCGCAACATCTCCATTTGGCCAGGTTACTTCTCCTCTTGTATACGCCTCTTCAAACTGGAG GTTCTGTCATGTGGGATTTTTTCGAAGGGGATGTGGATTGTTCGTCTTATACGGAAGAATACAAGATGCTAGGCGAAACACTAGCTTACATTATTGCGTCTCCTCAGAGATGCTGCGCAACCAACGAAGCGGTGGACATAATTCAAACGATAACGA GGATGCCAACTCACTGGTCGAATCGATCGTTGGCGGCCTTGTTACTCTGCATTCACTGTGTTGACAACAAACCTGTCATCTCTTATTTTAAACATCTTTCTTCCGACGCCGAAATGGGATTGGCTATAGAAGTGTTGGGCAATATCTTCTTCATGGCATCAGAGTTTATATCATCTAATCAGACG GACAATGTCGGATTTCATTATCGATCCGTGTTCAACCTAATCCGCAATGCTATTAATTGTGGCTGGGGGACTGATGAGAGGCGAACGATGGTGCAAGAGTTGTGGAGTGATATCAGAGAAATGTGCTCAACCTTGCTGGACGATGCTGTAATGATAG GGAACGCCAAAGACTTGCACAGTCTCATGGAGACATGGAAGGAGATTTGTATACATCTTACCTTTTAa
- the LOC124337130 gene encoding transmembrane protein 33-like isoform X1 yields MSENKNGNHRFGSDNVLDRGMPHGHPANANMAPSKNFKVEVSLWLARLKIILLVIFYMLPWPIFGDLYYKILLANSAASFICVQLRLSSTETQYLTRMLQDDRFHNALYSAILFHYPPLPCVWLPIFLFSFLQIANHPWFDKMDESGLIGRITSFVESQSIVLLRIIAVTEILILALIPFHLQGWAFRDIELTLFTIFWYHKFLTMRFHSKLNPFTRIVLSELRDEIEQIALEPSCPRTLRTLLLSEVTSLFAPRVGGNELQHFICSEKPLFGKNSFLSGLA; encoded by the exons AtgagtgaaaataaaaatggaaaccaTCGTTTTGGCAGTGATAACGTTTTGGATAGAGGAATGCCACATGGTCACCCTGCTAATGCAAATATGGCGCCtagtaaaaatttcaaagtggAAGTTTCTTTGTGGTTAGCTCGATTGAAAATCATTCTCCTTGTCATTTTCTACATGCTCCCTTG GCCTATATTTGGAGACTTGTATTACAAAATATTGCTGGCTAACTCTGCTGCAAGTTTTATTTGCGTACAATTACGATTGTCTTCTACAGAGACTCAATACCTGACAAGGATGTTGCAAGACGATCGTTTTCATAACGCCCTATATTCCGCGATTCTGTTTCATTACCCTCCACTCCCAT gTGTGTGGctgccaatttttttgttttcttttctgcagaTTGCTAATCACCCTTGGTTTGACAAG atggaTGAATCTGGCTT AATAGGGAGGATCACATCATTTGTGGAATCACAAAGCATTGTGTTATTGAGGATAATTGCTGTCACAGAAATATTGATACTTGCTCTTATTCCATTTCATCTTCAGGGTTGGGCATTTCG tGATATTGAATTGACCTTGTTTACCATCTTTTGGTACCACAAATTCTTGACTATgcgttttcattccaaactAAATCCCTTTACTCGGATCGTTTTGAGCGAACTCAGAGACGAAATTGAACAGATTGCACTGGAACCATCCTGTCCAAGAACTCTCCGCACTCTGTTGTTGTCTGAAGTGACGTCGTTGTTTGCGCCTCGAGTCGGTGGCAACGaactgcaacattttatttgttcGGAAAAACCATTGTTTG GGAAGAACAGTTTCCTTTCGGGATTGGCTTAA
- the LOC124337130 gene encoding transmembrane protein 33-like isoform X2 gives MSENKNGNHRFGSDNVLDRGMPHGHPANANMAPSKNFKVEVSLWLARLKIILLVIFYMLPWPIFGDLYYKILLANSAASFICVQLRLSSTETQYLTRMLQDDRFHNALYSAILFHYPPLPCVWLPIFLFSFLQIANHPWFDKMDESGLIGRITSFVESQSIVLLRIIAVTEILILALIPFHLQGWAFRDIELTLFTIFWYHKFLTMRFHSKLNPFTRIVLSELRDEIEQIALEPSCPRTLRTLLLSEVTSLFAPRVGGNELQHFICSEKPLFGKNSFLSGLA, from the exons AtgagtgaaaataaaaatggaaaccaTCGTTTTGGCAGTGATAACGTTTTGGATAGAGGAATGCCACATGGTCACCCTGCTAATGCAAATATGGCGCCtagtaaaaatttcaaagtggAAGTTTCTTTGTGGTTAGCTCGATTGAAAATCATTCTCCTTGTCATTTTCTACATGCTCCCTTG GCCTATATTTGGAGACTTGTATTACAAAATATTGCTGGCTAACTCTGCTGCAAGTTTTATTTGCGTACAATTACGATTGTCTTCTACAGAGACTCAATACCTGACAAGGATGTTGCAAGACGATCGTTTTCATAACGCCCTATATTCCGCGATTCTGTTTCATTACCCTCCACTCCCAT gTGTGTGGctgccaatttttttgttttcttttctgcagaTTGCTAATCACCCTTGGTTTGACAAG atggaTGAATCTGGCTTAATAG GGAGGATCACATCATTTGTGGAATCACAAAGCATTGTGTTATTGAGGATAATTGCTGTCACAGAAATATTGATACTTGCTCTTATTCCATTTCATCTTCAGGGTTGGGCATTTCG tGATATTGAATTGACCTTGTTTACCATCTTTTGGTACCACAAATTCTTGACTATgcgttttcattccaaactAAATCCCTTTACTCGGATCGTTTTGAGCGAACTCAGAGACGAAATTGAACAGATTGCACTGGAACCATCCTGTCCAAGAACTCTCCGCACTCTGTTGTTGTCTGAAGTGACGTCGTTGTTTGCGCCTCGAGTCGGTGGCAACGaactgcaacattttatttgttcGGAAAAACCATTGTTTG GGAAGAACAGTTTCCTTTCGGGATTGGCTTAA
- the LOC124337164 gene encoding glycine-rich protein DOT1-like, whose amino-acid sequence MNSITYFLMFVLVLVSDIEATKGKGGGGYGGGGFGGMSYGGGGGYGSAPQQIIYVPAPQPVFYHVPAPRPVSIPAPSYGGSQGGYGGSQGGYGGNQGGYGGSQGSHGGGQGGHGGSQGGYAPPVSSGYGGSSAGAPVHVHVHSAQSPVSSSYQSAPIAPSYQPIPVSSYGGGHGGGQSGGYQGSTGYGSAPISSYHQAPSVDSYGPPPQSGGY is encoded by the exons ATGAATTCCATTACCTATTTTCTGATGTTTGTGCTGGTCCTAGTCTCTGACATTGAAGCAACTAAAGGAAAAG gtggtggtggctATGGAGGGGGTGGCTTTGGAGGTATGAGctatggaggaggaggaggttacgGATCTGCTCCTCAGCAAATAATTTACGTACCTGCTCCTCAACCGGTGTTCTATCACGTCCCAGCACCAAGACCAGTTTCTATTCCGGCTCCTTCTTATGGCGGTAGTCAAGGGGGATATGGCGGAAGTCAAGGGGGATATGGCGGAAATCAAGGGGGATACGGCGGAAGTCAAGGAAGTCACGGCGGAGGTCAAGGAGGTCACGGCGGAAGTCAAGGTGGATACGCTCCTCCCGTAAGCAGCGGATACGGCGGTTCTTCAGCAGGTGCACCAGTTCACGTGCACGTTCATTCAGCACAGTCTCCAGTGTCATCGTCTTATCAATCAGCTCCGATCGCCCCATCTTACCAGCCAATTCCAGTATCTTCTTATGGAGGAGGACATGGGGGCGGCCAATCCGGTGGATACCAAGGATCAACAGGTTATGGTTCTGCTCCAATTTCATCATACCATCAAGCGCCATCTGTGGACTCATACGGCCCTCCTCCTCAATCAGGAGGTTATTAA
- the LOC124337161 gene encoding uncharacterized protein LOC124337161 isoform X1: protein MAVANLLKLAVLLIGFFGYLTGSQQPSEDAPSVPHNYRNKRSIYLNSKAPVLIAAYITIPMSVALPGLRGRSARLQSNYNVTQVPYSYDDPKFASQLQKIDVYMDYLEIPDDMCRQRFICEVASSPTAYSPLYNVFEKQLSTELEVKKSYSSRYFRYFNALQEGKRSATENADDKSAGCRILYGTCPNDIEETINMDVLHIMQFLTQKFKIEFVDTTA, encoded by the exons aTGGCCGTTGCTAATCTGTTAAAGTTGGCGGTACTCTTAATCGGTTTCTTTGGATACCTGACGGGAAGTCAACAACCATCAGAAGATGCTCCATCTGTTCCCCACAATTACAGAAACAAGCGAAGTATTTACCTGAACTCCAAAGCCCCAGTTCTAATCG CTGCCTATATTACGATTCCCATGTCTGTGGCTCTTCCGGGTCTAAGAGGCCGTAGCGCCCGATTGCAAAGCAATTACAATGTGACTCAAGTTCCTTATTCTTACGACGACCCGAAATTTGCATCCCAACTGCAAAAAATCGACGTCTACATGGACTATCTTGAG ATTCCGGATGACATGTGTCGACAGCGTTTTATCTGCGAAGTCGCTTCTTCTCCCACTGCCTATTCTCCTCTGTACAACgtctttgaaaaacaattgag CACCGAGTTGGAGGTAAAGAAATCCTACTCTAGCCGCTACTTCCGCTACTTCAACGCTCTGCAGGAAGGCAAAAGGTCGGCGACTGAAAACGCGGACGATAAAAGCGCCGGTTGTCGGATACTGTACGGCACGTGTCCCAACGACATTGAAGAAACGATCAATATGGACGTGTTGCACATCATGCAATTCTTGacgcaaaaattcaaaattgagtTCGTTGACACAACGGCCTAA
- the LOC124337161 gene encoding uncharacterized protein LOC124337161 isoform X2: MAVANLLKLAVLLIGFFGYLTGSQQPSEDAPSVPHNYRNKRSIYLNSKAPVLIAAYITIPMSVALPGLRGRSARLQSNYNVTQVPYSYDDPKFASQLQKIDVYMDYLEIPDDMCRQRFICEVASSPTAYSPLYNVFEKQLR, from the exons aTGGCCGTTGCTAATCTGTTAAAGTTGGCGGTACTCTTAATCGGTTTCTTTGGATACCTGACGGGAAGTCAACAACCATCAGAAGATGCTCCATCTGTTCCCCACAATTACAGAAACAAGCGAAGTATTTACCTGAACTCCAAAGCCCCAGTTCTAATCG CTGCCTATATTACGATTCCCATGTCTGTGGCTCTTCCGGGTCTAAGAGGCCGTAGCGCCCGATTGCAAAGCAATTACAATGTGACTCAAGTTCCTTATTCTTACGACGACCCGAAATTTGCATCCCAACTGCAAAAAATCGACGTCTACATGGACTATCTTGAG ATTCCGGATGACATGTGTCGACAGCGTTTTATCTGCGAAGTCGCTTCTTCTCCCACTGCCTATTCTCCTCTGTACAACgtctttgaaaaacaattgagGTAA
- the LOC124337160 gene encoding uncharacterized protein LOC124337160: protein MAVANLLKLAVLLIGFFGYLTGSQQPSEDARSVVHNYRNKRSIYLNSKAPILIAAYITIPISVALPGLRGRSARLQSNYNVTQVPYSYDDPKFASQLHKIDVYMDYLEIQDDMCRQRFICEVASSPTAYSPLYKVFKKQLSTELEVKKSYSSRYFRYFNALQEGKRSATEHADDKSAGCRILYGTCPNDIEETINMDVLHIMQFLTQKFKIEFADTTA, encoded by the exons aTGGCCGTTGCTAATCTGTTAAAGTTGGCGGTACTCTTAATCGGTTTCTTTGGATACCTGACAGGAAGTCAACAACCATCAGAAGATGCTCGATCTGTTGTCCACAATTACAGAAACAAGCGAAGTATTTACCTGAACTCTAAAGCCCCAATTCTAATCG CTGCCTATATTACGATTCCCATTTCTGTGGCTCTTCCGGGCCTAAGAGGCCGTAGCGCCCGATTGCAAAGCAATTACAATGTGACTCAAGTTCCTTATTCTTACGACGACCCGAAATTCGCATCCCAACTGCATAAAATCGACGTCTACATGGACTATCTTGAG ATTCAGGATGACATGTGTCGACAGCGTTTTATCTGCGAAGTCGCTTCTTCTCCCACTGCCTATTCTCCTCTGTacaaagtctttaaaaaacaattgag cACCGAGTTGGAGGTAAAGAAATCCTACTCTAGCCGCTACTTCCGCTACTTCAACGCCCTGCAGGAAGGCAAAAGGTCGGCGACTGAACACGCGGACGATAAAAGCGCCGGTTGTCGGATACTGTACGGCACGTGTCCCAACGACATTGAAGAAACGATCAATATGGACGTGTTGCACATCATGCAATTCTTGacgcaaaaattcaaaatcgagTTCGCTGACACAACGGCCTAA
- the LOC124336966 gene encoding uncharacterized protein LOC124336966: MAAPNASDLFCKAVSEGSVLQLKILRQIHGRKAIMANFMDTPCNKQGDTCLKVAIESEFYDVLEFLVHQLKGHIMFGLYKTWKASIKNVSPFSWETYTFQEVTEPFVLSPEIAIIRDICHKVPITRLIEYLIDVGCDEPLWLEFVLNSIMASSIPRPDKIVALECIGTAFIFKQTHYLFQRRNVLNEIRFWRGPRCWKEALILRNATADGDPAIPKVPCEQSEVLRNAFGNIAEMTTVEELEQLEQQCSLPRGLEEWQMLRQSLEAQALLVGHRTFTRQTDTGLNSFHLENLVLFSNNFNKQNSRAFNIYLIILDQSYGFTSTSPHKCVGHFVRTIYGLLILFDKLWTDQHDHPETREIASKNLVLTVKYTLAALTNVSSASPHFRLIDRTWQQDIQKKIHVLLSKWLSSLTKEKIENVKECLVPFFRIYNSNHGFLSLLHMVVNGYLDRPSTYMTTYSTTVQLIQLLLDAGADPRITDRNGKTPFHCLFDGSVWTCARSNLKTVFKAMLDAGGHLDQATSSGRTVISLIKSWRTSTLPFANLVRDPYFDSFIYSVLPLSCACAQVIRQKRIPFENQLPPSLKSFVLRHSDIKIT, encoded by the coding sequence ATGGCTGCTCCTAATGCGTCCGATCTCTTTTGCAAAGCTGTCAGCGAAGGTTCGGTActtcaattaaaaatcttaCGTCAGATTCACGGACGGAAGGCAATCATGGCAAAttttatggacactccctgcAACAAACAAGGTGATACGTGTCTTAAAGTGGCTATTGAAAGCGAATTTTACGACGTGCTCGAGTTCTTAGTGCACCAATTGAAAGGGCACATAATGTTTGGATTGTACAAAACATGGAAAGCCTCTATCAAAAACGTTAGTCCGTTTTCATGGGAAACGTATACTTTTCAAGAAGTCACAGAGCCGTTTGTACTATCACCTGAAATTGCCATCATTCGCGATATTTGCCATAAAGTGCCAATTACCAGATTGATCGAATATCTTATTGACGTTGGGTGTGACGAGCCTCTATGGTTAGAGTTTGTCTTAAACTCAATAATGGCAAGTTCGATCCCTCGGCCGGATAAGATTGTTGCGCTTGAATGTATAGGCACCGCCTTCATCTTCAAACAAACACATTACTTATTTCAACGAAGAAACGTGCTCAATGAAATTCGATTTTGGCGTGGACCACGTTGTTGGAAAGAAGCTTTGATCCTGAGAAATGCGACGGCAGATGGTGACCCAGCTATCCCCAAAGTTCCCTGCGAACAGTCTGAAGTGTTACGCAATGCTTTTGGAAACATAGCCGAAATGACGACAGTAGAAGAACTGGAGCAATTGGAACAACAGTGCTCTTTACCTAGAGGACTAGAAGAGTGGCAAATGTTACGCCAGTCTCTCGAAGCTCAGGCCCTTCTCGTTGGCCATCGCACCTTTACTCGACAAACCGACACTGGCCTGAATTCTTTTCACCTGGAAAATTTGGTGTTATTTTCCAATAACTTTAACAAGCAAAACAGCCGTGCATTCAACATTTATCTAATCATCCTGGATCAGTCTTACGGGTTCACTTCAACTTCTCCGCACAAATGCGTTGGGCATTTCGTTAGGACAATTTATGGATTATTAATCTTGTTCGATAAATTGTGGACAGATCAACATGACCACCCGGAAACGCGAGAAATAGCATCGAAAAATCTCGTTCTAACCGTAAAGTATACGCTAGCAGCTTTAACTAACGTGTCGTCAGCATCGCCACACTTCCGACTAATTGACAGAACTTGGCAGCAagatattcaaaagaaaattcacgTTCTCTTATCAAAATGGCTATCCAGCTTaaccaaagagaaaattgaaaatgtaaagGAATGCCTTGTCCCTTTTTTCCGCATTTATAACTCAAATCACGGCTTTCTCAGCCTTCTTCACATGGTGGTTAATGGATATCTTGATCGACCGTCGACTTACATGACTACTTACTCAACCACAGTTCAACTCATTCAACTACTGTTGGATGCTGGAGCGGATCCCCGAATCACCGACAGAAATGGCAAAACTCCGTTTCACTGTTTGTTTGATGGTTCGGTTTGGACTTGTGCGCGATCGAATTTAAAAACGGTTTTCAAGGCGATGCTGGATGCTGGAGGCCATCTTGATCAAGCCACTTCATCAGGACGTACGGTTATCAGTTTAATTAAAAGCTGGAGAACCTCGACATTGCCTTTTGCCAATCTCGTTCGTGATCCTTATTTTGACTCGTTTATTTACTCTGTTCTTCCACTTTCGTGCGCTTGTGCGCAAGTCATTAGACAAAAACGAATTCcgtttgaaaatcaattgccTCCAAGTTTGAAATCTTTCGTCCTCCGCCACAGCGATATTAAAATAACATGA